In one window of Pseudomonas putida DNA:
- the dksA gene encoding RNA polymerase-binding protein DksA, producing the protein MTEEDLLGQPAEAYMNEPQRQYFRNLLLGQRVELQERIEQDFQALREQEVHSDPADLGSAEEERHWQLRTLEREKRLLDKIDQALERLAKGDYGWCEETGEPIGLRRLLLRPTATLCIEAKERQELRERHLRDDA; encoded by the coding sequence ATGACTGAAGAAGACTTGCTCGGCCAGCCGGCCGAGGCCTACATGAACGAACCCCAGCGCCAGTACTTTCGTAACCTGTTGCTGGGGCAGCGGGTGGAGTTGCAGGAGCGTATAGAGCAGGATTTCCAGGCGCTGCGCGAGCAGGAAGTGCACAGCGATCCGGCCGACCTGGGCAGTGCCGAGGAGGAGCGGCATTGGCAGTTGCGCACCCTTGAGCGGGAAAAGCGCCTGCTGGACAAGATCGACCAGGCGCTCGAGCGCCTGGCCAAGGGGGATTATGGCTGGTGCGAAGAGACCGGCGAGCCGATCGGTCTGCGCCGGCTGCTGCTGCGTCCGACCGCGACCCTGTGCATCGAGGCCAAGGAGCGGCAGGAACTCAGAGAGCGGCATTTGCGCGACGATGCTTAA
- a CDS encoding MgtC/SapB family protein — protein sequence MDWKVFLLRVSVALVLGALIGAERQLRQRLTGLRTNALVSTGACLFVLMTQAVPGMEPSDASRIAAYVVSGIGFLGGGVIMRDGFNVRGLNTAATLWCTAAIGVLCSLGLLLEATLGSLVVLCANILLRDIAQRLDRQDVVPASEVEQRFEVRIVCRAEDEIQVRSLMLHSLSDPGLRLQSLHSEDLHDPLRLEVRAELLGTPQAPAQLERLVSRVSLEKGVSSVRWQLHAQAVEVD from the coding sequence ATGGATTGGAAAGTATTTCTGCTGCGCGTCAGCGTGGCCCTCGTACTCGGCGCCCTGATCGGCGCCGAACGTCAACTGCGCCAGCGCCTGACCGGCCTTCGCACCAATGCGCTGGTCAGCACCGGTGCCTGCCTGTTCGTACTGATGACCCAGGCGGTACCCGGCATGGAACCCAGCGACGCCTCGCGCATCGCCGCGTATGTCGTGTCCGGGATCGGCTTTCTCGGTGGTGGCGTGATCATGCGTGATGGTTTCAACGTGCGCGGCCTGAACACGGCCGCCACGCTCTGGTGCACCGCGGCCATTGGTGTGCTGTGCAGCCTGGGGCTGTTGCTGGAGGCCACTCTGGGCAGCCTGGTGGTGCTGTGTGCCAACATCCTGTTGCGCGACATCGCCCAGCGCCTGGACCGTCAGGACGTGGTGCCCGCCAGTGAAGTCGAGCAACGCTTCGAGGTGCGCATCGTCTGCCGGGCCGAAGACGAGATCCAGGTACGCAGCCTGATGCTGCACAGCCTCAGTGACCCAGGCCTGCGCCTGCAGTCGCTGCACAGCGAAGACCTCCACGACCCGCTGCGCCTGGAAGTACGCGCCGAACTGCTGGGTACCCCACAGGCGCCCGCACAACTCGAGCGTCTGGTCAGCCGAGTGAGCCTGGAGAAAGGCGTCAGCTCGGTGCGCTGGCAACTCCATGCCCAAGCGGTAGAAGTCGATTAA
- a CDS encoding sterol desaturase family protein, with amino-acid sequence MLFNIAVLLATLVAMEGVGTLAHKYVMHGWGWWLHRSHHEPHLGVLETNDLYLVALALIAAGLMALGKAGYAPLQWVGAGVAGYGVLYVLAHDGFFHRHWPRKPKPMQRYLKRLYRAHRLHHAVKGREGSVSFGFFYAPPLRELKRQLRARRGD; translated from the coding sequence ATGCTGTTCAACATCGCCGTGCTGCTCGCCACGTTGGTGGCCATGGAGGGTGTCGGTACGCTGGCCCACAAGTACGTCATGCACGGCTGGGGCTGGTGGCTGCATCGCTCGCACCATGAGCCGCACCTGGGTGTACTCGAGACCAATGACCTCTACCTGGTGGCGCTGGCCCTTATCGCTGCTGGTCTGATGGCGCTGGGCAAGGCCGGCTACGCGCCCCTGCAGTGGGTCGGCGCAGGTGTAGCGGGCTATGGTGTGCTGTACGTGCTGGCCCACGACGGTTTCTTCCATCGGCATTGGCCGCGTAAACCCAAACCCATGCAGCGCTACCTCAAACGCCTGTACCGGGCGCACCGGCTTCATCACGCGGTCAAAGGGCGCGAAGGTAGCGTGTCCTTTGGCTTTTTCTACGCGCCTCCGCTGCGCGAGCTCAAGCGCCAGTTGCGCGCGCGGCGAGGTGATTGA
- a CDS encoding bile acid:sodium symporter family protein, which produces MTASPLLTAFLPIALGIIMLGLGLSLTLADFARVVKYPKPVLVGLACQILLLPFICFLIANGFGLEAALAVGLMLLAASPGGTTANLFSHLAHGDVALNITLTAVNSLIAILTMPLLVNLSLIYFMESDQAIPLQFAKVMQVFAIVLLPVGLGMLIRRYAPSFAARMEKPMKLVAALFLAFTIVLALAKDWQTVVEYAPVVGVAALLFNVISLGLGYWVPRLLRIPKRQAIAIGMEIGIHNGTLAIALALSPSLLNNATMAVPAAIYSLIMFFTAAAFGWWVSRGHKEAIAAQETAN; this is translated from the coding sequence ATGACCGCCTCCCCTTTGCTGACTGCCTTCCTGCCCATCGCCCTGGGCATCATCATGCTGGGCCTGGGGTTGTCGCTGACCCTCGCCGACTTCGCCCGAGTGGTGAAGTATCCCAAGCCCGTACTGGTCGGCCTGGCCTGTCAGATCCTGTTGCTGCCGTTCATCTGCTTCCTGATCGCCAACGGGTTTGGCCTGGAGGCCGCGCTGGCAGTGGGCCTGATGCTCCTGGCCGCATCGCCGGGCGGGACTACCGCGAACCTGTTCAGCCACCTGGCACATGGCGACGTGGCACTGAACATCACGCTGACGGCGGTCAACTCGCTGATCGCCATCCTCACCATGCCACTGCTGGTCAACCTGTCGCTGATCTACTTCATGGAGTCGGACCAGGCCATCCCGCTGCAATTCGCCAAGGTCATGCAGGTCTTCGCCATCGTCTTGCTGCCTGTGGGCCTGGGCATGCTGATCCGCCGCTACGCACCGAGCTTTGCCGCGCGGATGGAGAAGCCGATGAAGCTGGTAGCGGCGTTGTTCCTGGCCTTCACCATCGTCCTGGCACTGGCCAAGGACTGGCAGACGGTGGTGGAGTACGCGCCGGTGGTGGGGGTCGCCGCGCTGCTGTTCAACGTGATCAGCCTGGGGTTGGGGTATTGGGTGCCGCGCCTGTTGCGCATCCCGAAACGCCAGGCAATTGCCATCGGCATGGAGATCGGCATTCACAATGGCACCTTGGCCATCGCGCTGGCGCTGAGCCCCAGCCTGCTGAACAACGCCACCATGGCCGTGCCGGCAGCGATCTACAGCCTGATCATGTTCTTCACGGCCGCCGCCTTTGGCTGGTGGGTGAGTCGGGGACACAAAGAAGCCATTGCCGCGCAGGAAACCGCGAATTGA
- a CDS encoding Dyp-type peroxidase, producing the protein MSFQQGLLATPVPAHARHLFFALHTGEALPAVLDALLQQVDGHSLILAVGAPLAKALGRDVPGLRSFPQLDAAVENPATQHALWLWLRDDARGDLFLRAQALEQALAPAFTLVDSVDGFLHHGGHDLTGYEDGTENPRDNDAVDAAIVAGEQAGLAGSSFAAFQLWKHDLNYFKSLPQPEQDDIIGRRLSDNEELEDAPESAHVKRTAQESYDPAAFMVRRSVAWADNRGAGLAFVALGRSFDAFEIQLRRMSGLEDGVVDALYRFSRPLTGGYYWCPPMGAEGLDLRLLLG; encoded by the coding sequence ATGTCGTTCCAGCAAGGTCTGCTCGCCACTCCGGTGCCGGCCCACGCCCGTCACCTGTTCTTTGCCCTGCATACGGGGGAGGCGCTGCCTGCCGTTCTGGATGCCTTGTTGCAGCAAGTCGACGGCCACAGCCTGATCCTGGCCGTCGGCGCGCCGCTGGCCAAGGCACTGGGGCGCGATGTCCCAGGCTTGCGCAGTTTCCCGCAGCTGGACGCGGCGGTCGAAAACCCGGCCACCCAGCATGCACTGTGGCTCTGGTTGCGTGATGACGCGCGTGGTGATCTGTTCCTGCGTGCCCAAGCCCTGGAGCAGGCCCTGGCGCCGGCTTTCACATTGGTCGACAGTGTCGATGGTTTTCTGCACCACGGCGGACACGACCTGACCGGCTATGAAGACGGCACCGAAAACCCGCGGGACAACGATGCTGTCGACGCAGCCATCGTGGCGGGCGAGCAAGCGGGCCTGGCAGGTTCCAGTTTCGCTGCGTTCCAGCTGTGGAAACACGACCTCAACTATTTCAAGTCGCTGCCTCAGCCAGAGCAGGACGACATCATTGGCCGTCGCCTGAGCGACAACGAGGAACTGGAAGACGCGCCGGAGTCGGCCCACGTCAAGCGTACCGCGCAGGAAAGCTATGACCCCGCGGCCTTCATGGTGCGCCGTTCGGTGGCCTGGGCCGACAACCGTGGCGCAGGGCTGGCTTTCGTTGCTCTGGGCCGTTCGTTCGATGCCTTCGAAATCCAGCTGCGGCGCATGAGTGGCCTGGAAGATGGCGTGGTCGATGCCTTGTACCGCTTCAGCCGACCACTGACCGGCGGCTACTACTGGTGCCCGCCAATGGGGGCTGAAGGCCTGGACCTGCGCCTGTTGCTCGGTTAA